AGGCCGGTGAACTGGGTGGTGGTAAAAAACGGCTGGGTGAGGAACCGCTCCAGGCGACGCGCCCGATAGACGGTTTGCCGGTCCTCGCGGGAAAGCTCCTCGATGCCCAGCATGGCGATGATGTCCTTGAGTTCCTCGTAGGTGGCCAGGGTGCGGCGCACCTCACGGGCCACCCGATGGTGACGTTCACCGATAATGCGGGGCTGCAGCATGATCGACCGGGACTGCAGCAGATCGATGGCCGGATAGAAGCCTTCGCTGGCCCGCTTGCGGGAAAGCACGATGGAGGCGGAAAGATGGCTGAAGGTGTGCACCGCCGACGGGTCGGTGAGGTCGTCGGCCGGAACGTAGACGGCCTGGATGGAAGTGATGGCCGCCTGGCGGGTGCTGGCGATGCGTTCTTCCAGTTCGGCCAGTTCGGTTGCCATGGTGGGCTGATAGCCCATGCGTGAGGGCAGGCGACCCAACAGCCCGGACAGTTCCGATCCGGCCTGGATGAACCGGAAGATGTTGTCGATCAGCAGCAGCACGTCCCGGCCCAGGTCGTCGCGGAAATATTCGGCCATGGTCAGCGCCGTGTGTCCCACCCGGAAGCGGGCGCCCGGTGGTTCATTCATCTGCCCGAAGACCATGACGGTGTTGGACAGCACCCCGGCGGCGGCCATCTCCCGATGGAGTTCTTCCCCCTCCCGGCAGCGTTCGCCGATGCCGCAGAAAATACTCATCCCCTTGTGCCTGCCGACCATGTTGTGAATCAACTCTGTGATCACCACGGTCTTGCCCACGCCGGCCCCGCCGAACAGCCCCGCCTTGCCGCCCCGTTCAAGGGGGACCAGCAGGTCGATGGCCTTGATGCCCGTGAAAAAAACCTCCTGCGAGGTCACCCGCCGGGCCAGTTCGATGGGCGGTTGATGCACCGAACGGCGAGGCAGTCCGGCGGGCGCCGGTTGGCCGTCGATGGGCTCCCCGAAGACGTTGAACATGCGCCCCAACAGGTTTTCGCCCACGGGCGCCATCAGCGGCCGGCCGTCGGTCCAGGCCGGCTGGTCGCGGTAGAGACCGGCCGTGGCGTTCAGGGCGATGCCGCGCACCTGTCGTTCGTTGAGGTGGCCGGTGACTTCGATGCCCACATCGCCGTCGGTTCCCGAATAAACCAGGGTATGAATAGAGGGCAGGGCTTCCGGGAATTCGATGTCCACCACGTTGCCGCGCACGGCAACGATTCTCCCCGAAAGGGTCGTTCCGGCGTTTTTGGTGTCTGAATCCGGTATCATTTCGTACCCTGCGATCCCGCCGGCCAAAGTGGAGGCAGAAGGCTGCTTCGGCAAGGGATTCGATGGTTTTCCAGGGTGTAAAAAACGCTGACAGACCGCCGGGAAAATGGCTTTTGCCTTTTCACATGGCGGAATCGACCGTGGGCTGCGGTCGGGCGGGTGAAATTGCCATGCGCCGAGTTTGTCCGGCGGCCGGTCAGCCGATCAAAGAACGCACCCATATCAAATAAAATGCAAAATGGATGCAAAAACGCTTTTTACGCGCCCGTCAAATGTGGCGGATAAATTCCTGCAGCAGCGACCTGAAAGTCTGGATCTCTTCATCGGAAAATCCCGATACGCACTCGCGGGTCAGCTCGATATGGAAGTTGGAATGGCGCTGGTAGTGTTCGACCCCTTCGGGGCTTAATTTGATGACGTAGGAACGCCGGTCGTCGGGGTTTGGTGTCCTTTCGACCAGTTTTTTCTTTTCCAGATTGTCGATCATCACGGTCAGGGTTCCGGTAGTCACTCCCATCTTGGCGGCCAGGTCTTTCATCCGCATCCCGTCGTTGACGCCCAGAATTTCGATGGTGTGCGTCTGGGGCAGGGTGAGGCCGCTGCCCTCGACAACGGAGTGCTCCCAGGACGAGAGCTTTTCGTAGAATTCGATAATCAGGTCCGATAGCGTTTTCATCCGTCAAGCTCCATGTTGGCAGGCATTCATTGGACAGGGCTGCGCCGGATCGACGGCATCCTCCCGCGTGAAGGCAATGGCCGAAGATAA
This window of the uncultured Desulfosarcina sp. genome carries:
- a CDS encoding MarR family transcriptional regulator, with translation MKTLSDLIIEFYEKLSSWEHSVVEGSGLTLPQTHTIEILGVNDGMRMKDLAAKMGVTTGTLTVMIDNLEKKKLVERTPNPDDRRSYVIKLSPEGVEHYQRHSNFHIELTRECVSGFSDEEIQTFRSLLQEFIRHI
- the atpD gene encoding F0F1 ATP synthase subunit beta, with translation MIPDSDTKNAGTTLSGRIVAVRGNVVDIEFPEALPSIHTLVYSGTDGDVGIEVTGHLNERQVRGIALNATAGLYRDQPAWTDGRPLMAPVGENLLGRMFNVFGEPIDGQPAPAGLPRRSVHQPPIELARRVTSQEVFFTGIKAIDLLVPLERGGKAGLFGGAGVGKTVVITELIHNMVGRHKGMSIFCGIGERCREGEELHREMAAAGVLSNTVMVFGQMNEPPGARFRVGHTALTMAEYFRDDLGRDVLLLIDNIFRFIQAGSELSGLLGRLPSRMGYQPTMATELAELEERIASTRQAAITSIQAVYVPADDLTDPSAVHTFSHLSASIVLSRKRASEGFYPAIDLLQSRSIMLQPRIIGERHHRVAREVRRTLATYEELKDIIAMLGIEELSREDRQTVYRARRLERFLTQPFFTTTQFTGLAGKLVEVEDTIDGCERILNDEFSEQPESALYMIGGIGEAAR